Proteins encoded in a region of the Flammeovirga yaeyamensis genome:
- a CDS encoding MFS transporter has translation MNKTKNPLFWIPSIYFIEGLPYTMVMTVAVIMYKNLGIPNEDIALYTSWLYLPWVIKPFWSPVVDALKTKKWWMFITQTLIGGAFACVAFTLPVDQFFQYSLAAFWIVAFTSATNDIATDGFYMIALKEEEQSLFVGIRSIFYRLAMWAGQGGIVMISGELFEYYDNYKTAWSIIFFGLGIIMVGFALYHRFILPDAEQQRSDDAKKEGVTEGVLMMVILISIAIFGWGINEYVQPENTTLTYILLGIIGLGILIFKFKKGTQESTSNEESALRNFFNKKDLVQLIGFILLFRLGEGQLVKIASPFLLDDIAQGGIGLDNDTLGFLYGTIGLGCLIGGGILGGIAIYAKGLKFWLIPMVLSINLPNIGYWLLSSYQPESQIAIGSVIAIEQFFYGFGFTALMMYMVYVSKGEHKTSHYAICTGFMALGMMLSGMVSGFIQKYFGYTDFFLIVVLSGIPGLLWALRLKIDPEFGIKKEE, from the coding sequence ATGAATAAAACGAAAAACCCTTTGTTTTGGATTCCAAGTATCTACTTTATCGAAGGTCTTCCTTATACCATGGTGATGACCGTAGCGGTAATTATGTATAAAAACTTAGGCATTCCAAACGAAGATATAGCACTATATACTTCTTGGCTATACCTACCTTGGGTGATTAAACCTTTCTGGAGTCCGGTAGTCGATGCTTTAAAAACTAAAAAGTGGTGGATGTTTATTACCCAAACCCTTATTGGAGGTGCATTTGCCTGTGTTGCTTTCACTCTGCCTGTAGATCAGTTTTTTCAGTATTCATTGGCCGCCTTTTGGATTGTAGCATTTACTTCTGCCACTAACGATATCGCAACCGATGGTTTTTACATGATTGCCTTAAAAGAAGAAGAACAATCTTTATTTGTAGGAATCAGAAGTATCTTTTATCGTTTGGCTATGTGGGCTGGACAAGGAGGAATTGTGATGATCAGTGGTGAGTTATTCGAATATTATGATAACTATAAAACAGCTTGGAGTATCATTTTCTTTGGTTTAGGTATCATCATGGTTGGATTTGCTTTGTACCATCGTTTTATCTTACCCGATGCAGAACAACAACGTTCTGATGACGCGAAAAAAGAAGGGGTGACTGAAGGAGTTTTAATGATGGTTATTCTAATTTCGATTGCCATCTTTGGATGGGGTATCAATGAATATGTGCAACCGGAAAACACCACGCTTACTTATATTCTTTTAGGTATTATCGGCTTAGGCATTTTGATATTCAAGTTTAAAAAAGGAACTCAAGAAAGTACATCAAACGAAGAATCTGCCCTTCGAAATTTCTTCAATAAAAAAGACTTAGTACAGCTCATTGGCTTTATTCTTTTATTCCGTTTGGGAGAAGGACAATTGGTAAAAATCGCCTCTCCGTTTTTATTAGACGATATTGCACAAGGTGGAATTGGACTGGACAATGACACTCTAGGTTTTCTTTATGGAACAATTGGGTTAGGTTGTCTCATTGGAGGAGGAATCTTAGGCGGTATTGCTATTTATGCCAAAGGACTTAAATTTTGGTTGATTCCAATGGTGCTTTCTATCAACCTACCGAATATCGGCTATTGGCTATTATCATCATATCAACCCGAAAGTCAGATTGCTATTGGAAGCGTTATCGCTATAGAACAATTCTTTTATGGGTTCGGTTTTACAGCATTAATGATGTACATGGTCTATGTATCCAAAGGAGAACATAAGACTTCTCATTATGCCATTTGCACGGGCTTCATGGCTTTAGGAATGATGCTTTCCGGTATGGTAAGCGGCTTTATACAGAAGTACTTTGGTTACACCGATTTCTTCTTGATTGTTGTTTTATCGGGTATTCCTGGATTGCTTTGGGCCTTAAGATTAAAGATTGATCCCGAGTTTGGGATTAAGAAGGAAGAATAA
- a CDS encoding glycoside hydrolase family 43 protein has protein sequence MMKQRIITLLFLTLSLQTLWGQNAPTTFKNPILPGFHPDPSICRVGDTYYMVNSSFEWYPGLPIHKSKDLVNWELIGYGLDRPDQIVYKDGLRDSNGIFAPSIRYHEGTFYIITTMVGQNGNFIITAKDPAGPWSDPKWIKDAPGIDPSLFWDDDGKCYYTGAGIVDGTEKEWPGKNGVWMQEIDPDNAILIGEKKQLTYGHASNARWAEGPHLYKIDGEYILLIGEGGTGEFHSVTIFNSKDIWGPYIPNHANPIITHRHLGKTYPIIQPGHADLIQTQNGEWWSVLLAKRLVDGYVTLARETFLAKVIMTKQESGVTPIYNPGIGLLQEEQKRPDLPWTPVKKLEEKDEFTSDKLALKWNFLRSPQEEWYQLKDDQLQIQLRPTTLTDLSNPSFIGQRTTSFNYSASTKLLFNSKKENEKAGLVIYRRHGNHYQLVKSKKEILLVKTFQKGNKGDVTPEIIARVPYTKKEVVLNVEVKGISAQFYYGETQDQLQPLGGKQDYTILSDEATLKFNGVYIGMYATSEQLPSKTKASFDWFDLKPHQELE, from the coding sequence ATGATGAAACAAAGAATTATTACTCTCCTTTTTTTAACGCTAAGCTTACAAACGCTTTGGGGGCAAAATGCTCCAACCACATTTAAAAATCCTATCCTACCGGGATTTCACCCCGATCCTTCCATATGTAGAGTGGGTGATACGTATTACATGGTCAACTCTAGTTTCGAATGGTACCCGGGATTGCCCATTCATAAAAGTAAAGATTTAGTTAACTGGGAGTTGATTGGCTATGGTTTAGACCGACCCGATCAAATTGTTTACAAAGACGGCTTAAGAGATTCGAATGGTATTTTTGCTCCAAGTATTCGTTACCATGAAGGTACTTTTTATATCATCACCACAATGGTCGGACAAAATGGTAATTTTATTATTACTGCTAAAGACCCTGCCGGACCTTGGAGCGATCCTAAATGGATAAAAGATGCTCCTGGTATCGACCCTTCTTTATTTTGGGATGATGATGGAAAATGTTACTACACTGGTGCAGGAATTGTTGACGGAACTGAAAAAGAATGGCCAGGTAAAAACGGTGTTTGGATGCAAGAAATTGATCCTGATAACGCCATTTTAATCGGTGAGAAAAAACAACTTACATACGGTCACGCATCAAATGCTCGGTGGGCAGAAGGACCACACCTTTATAAGATTGATGGAGAATATATACTTCTTATTGGAGAAGGTGGAACTGGAGAATTTCATTCTGTCACCATTTTCAACAGTAAAGATATTTGGGGACCTTACATTCCAAATCACGCCAACCCAATCATCACACATAGACATTTAGGGAAAACCTACCCGATTATTCAACCAGGTCATGCTGATTTAATTCAAACGCAAAACGGTGAATGGTGGAGTGTTCTTTTAGCAAAACGATTGGTGGATGGGTACGTTACTTTAGCTAGAGAAACTTTCTTGGCAAAAGTAATTATGACTAAACAAGAAAGTGGAGTTACACCCATTTATAACCCAGGAATTGGCCTTCTTCAAGAAGAACAAAAAAGACCTGATTTACCTTGGACTCCTGTCAAAAAACTAGAAGAAAAAGACGAGTTCACCTCTGATAAATTGGCATTAAAATGGAACTTCTTACGATCACCTCAGGAAGAATGGTATCAGTTAAAAGACGATCAATTACAAATTCAACTGCGTCCAACAACTCTAACTGATTTAAGTAATCCCTCTTTTATTGGACAAAGAACTACCTCTTTTAATTATTCTGCCTCAACTAAACTATTGTTTAACTCTAAGAAAGAAAATGAAAAAGCAGGATTAGTAATCTATAGAAGACATGGAAATCATTATCAGTTAGTGAAATCGAAGAAAGAGATTTTACTAGTGAAGACTTTTCAAAAAGGCAATAAAGGTGATGTAACTCCAGAGATTATCGCCCGAGTGCCTTATACCAAGAAAGAAGTAGTATTGAATGTTGAAGTAAAAGGAATTTCAGCTCAGTTCTACTATGGGGAAACACAAGATCAACTTCAACCTCTTGGAGGAAAACAAGATTATACCATACTATCTGATGAAGCCACTTTAAAATTTAATGGAGTCTATATCGGTATGTATGCCACTTCGGAGCAACTCCCTAGTAAAACCAAAGCATCTTTCGATTGGTTTGATTTAAAGCCACATCAAGAATTAGAATAA